In the Aulosira sp. FACHB-615 genome, one interval contains:
- a CDS encoding amidohydrolase family protein, with translation MTIALERPQKSRSAQIREKLGYPVIDTDVHTQEFEPAVLDYLEQVGGSAIAERFKEHLPGASRFKWYKQSWEERFAYRTNRPNWWGRPTKNTLNLATISLPKLLHERLQESGTDFAVVYPNLATMAPNIGNEEMRRAVCRAINIYHADIFRPYADRITPIAAIPMHTPQEAIEELEYAVNVLGLKTIQIPGYVRRPIPAFEKYGPEVANEVVWIDNFGLDSEYDYDPFWAKCVELKVIPTTHASSQGWTTQRSVTNAQYNHINHFAIAAEALCKSLFFGGVTRRFPSLKFAFMEGGSAWGASLYADIIWHWETRNKQHLLSGNDPRLVDKEALTEYYARYGGELVHGRLDQIGDGLGFHHHLLAPEDPGELDEFALAGIEKPEDVRDRFLNHFYFGTESDDTRVSQAFNRAALPFGNRVKAFLGSDAGHWDVPDITAVVANAYAMVEQEIITAEDLRYFLSIHPLELYTSLNRDFFKGTAVEKDAEKYLQKSEV, from the coding sequence ATGACCATTGCCTTAGAACGTCCACAAAAATCTAGGTCAGCGCAGATTCGGGAAAAGCTGGGTTATCCAGTCATCGATACCGATGTCCATACCCAGGAATTTGAACCAGCAGTCTTAGATTATTTAGAACAAGTTGGTGGAAGTGCGATCGCCGAACGATTCAAGGAACATTTACCAGGGGCTTCCCGCTTTAAGTGGTACAAGCAAAGCTGGGAAGAGCGTTTTGCATATCGCACCAATCGGCCTAACTGGTGGGGTCGTCCTACCAAAAATACTTTAAATCTAGCTACTATCAGCTTGCCGAAGTTACTCCACGAACGGCTGCAAGAATCGGGTACAGATTTTGCTGTCGTCTATCCTAACTTGGCGACGATGGCTCCCAATATTGGCAATGAAGAAATGCGTCGGGCTGTTTGTCGGGCGATTAACATTTACCACGCTGATATTTTCCGTCCCTACGCTGATAGAATCACCCCAATTGCAGCTATCCCAATGCACACGCCCCAAGAGGCGATTGAAGAATTGGAATATGCGGTGAATGTTTTGGGACTAAAAACAATTCAAATTCCTGGTTATGTGCGTCGTCCGATTCCGGCTTTTGAGAAGTATGGCCCGGAAGTAGCCAATGAGGTGGTTTGGATTGATAACTTTGGCTTGGATAGTGAGTATGATTACGATCCATTTTGGGCGAAGTGCGTTGAATTGAAGGTGATACCAACGACTCACGCTTCTAGCCAAGGTTGGACGACTCAACGCTCCGTTACTAACGCCCAGTATAATCACATCAACCACTTTGCGATCGCTGCCGAAGCCCTCTGTAAATCCCTATTCTTTGGTGGTGTTACCCGTCGCTTCCCCTCCTTAAAATTTGCCTTTATGGAAGGTGGTTCAGCTTGGGGTGCTAGTTTATACGCCGATATTATCTGGCATTGGGAAACCCGCAACAAACAGCATTTATTAAGTGGGAATGACCCCAGGTTGGTAGATAAAGAAGCCCTCACCGAATACTATGCGCGTTATGGTGGCGAATTAGTGCATGGTCGGTTGGATCAAATTGGCGATGGTTTGGGATTCCACCATCACTTATTGGCTCCTGAAGACCCAGGTGAACTAGACGAATTTGCACTGGCGGGGATTGAGAAACCAGAAGATGTGCGCGATCGCTTCTTGAATCACTTCTACTTCGGCACAGAATCCGATGATACACGGGTATCACAGGCATTTAACCGAGCAGCCTTACCTTTTGGCAATCGAGTCAAAGCTTTCTTAGGTTCCGATGCTGGTCACTGGGATGTGCCGGATATTACTGCTGTTGTTGCCAATGCTTACGCAATGGTAGAACAAGAAATCATCACAGCAGAAGATTTACGTTATTTCCTCTCCATCCATCCTTTAGAGTTGTACACCAGCCTCAACCGCGACTTTTTCAAAGGTACAGCAGTTGAAAAAGATGCAGAAAAATATTTGCAAAAGTCTGAAGTATGA
- a CDS encoding amidohydrolase family protein, translating to MTIALERPKKTKSAQIREKLGYPIIDTDVHTQEFPPAFLDYLEQVAGSKIVERFQDHLPGSSRSKWFKQSWEERRAYRTARPPFWTRPTNDALNLATISLPKLLHERLQEAGTDFAVVYPNLATMAPHIGNEEMRLAVCRAVNTYHADIFRQYADRLTPIAAIPMNTPEEAIAELEYAVKVLGLKAIQIPGHVRRPIPAFEKYGQEVANEAIWIDTYGLDSKYDYDPFWAKCVELKVVPTTHSSGMGWIQRRSISNYQYNHIGHFASAGEALCKALFFGGVTHRFPTLKFAFLEGGSAWGASLYTDLIWHWDTRNKDHMLEFNNPANVNREELLEYYLRYGGEHVHGRLDGLGSGLGFHADLVAPHDPGELDEFALAGVKQPEDIRDRFLNSFYFGTESDDTRVAHAFNRKANPYGDRIKAFLGSDSGHWDVPDITAVAANAYSFVERGILNEEDLRYFLSIHPLELYTSLNSDFFKGTAVETAAEEYLASQSV from the coding sequence ATGACTATTGCATTAGAGCGGCCGAAAAAAACTAAATCGGCGCAGATTCGGGAAAAATTGGGTTATCCCATCATTGATACAGATGTTCATACCCAAGAATTTCCCCCGGCTTTTTTAGATTATTTAGAGCAAGTTGCTGGAAGCAAAATTGTTGAACGTTTCCAAGACCATTTACCAGGTTCATCTCGTTCTAAATGGTTTAAACAATCTTGGGAAGAACGCCGCGCTTATCGGACTGCACGTCCACCATTTTGGACTCGTCCAACCAATGATGCGCTGAATTTAGCCACTATTAGTTTGCCAAAGTTACTACACGAAAGACTGCAAGAAGCTGGTACAGACTTCGCAGTTGTGTATCCTAACTTGGCAACAATGGCTCCCCACATCGGTAACGAGGAAATGCGGTTGGCTGTTTGTCGGGCGGTGAATACATACCACGCCGACATTTTCCGCCAATATGCCGATCGCCTGACACCGATCGCAGCCATCCCAATGAACACCCCCGAAGAAGCGATCGCTGAATTAGAATATGCTGTCAAAGTCTTAGGATTAAAAGCTATTCAAATCCCCGGACACGTCCGCCGTCCGATTCCCGCCTTTGAGAAGTATGGCCAAGAAGTTGCCAATGAAGCTATTTGGATTGATACCTACGGCTTAGATAGTAAATATGATTACGACCCCTTCTGGGCGAAGTGCGTCGAATTAAAAGTTGTTCCTACCACCCATTCTAGTGGTATGGGCTGGATACAACGTCGCTCCATATCCAACTATCAATACAACCACATTGGACATTTTGCTTCTGCTGGGGAAGCACTCTGTAAAGCTTTGTTCTTCGGTGGTGTGACTCATCGCTTCCCGACCTTGAAATTTGCCTTTTTAGAAGGTGGTTCGGCTTGGGGTGCGAGTCTCTACACTGATTTGATTTGGCACTGGGATACGCGCAATAAAGACCACATGCTGGAATTTAACAACCCGGCCAATGTCAACCGCGAAGAACTCTTAGAGTATTACCTCCGCTACGGTGGCGAACATGTACATGGCCGCTTGGATGGCTTGGGTAGTGGTTTAGGCTTCCACGCTGATTTGGTAGCACCTCATGATCCTGGTGAACTGGATGAGTTTGCTTTAGCAGGAGTGAAGCAGCCAGAAGATATCCGCGATCGCTTCTTAAATAGCTTCTACTTCGGCACAGAATCAGATGATACTCGTGTTGCCCATGCTTTTAACCGAAAGGCGAATCCTTATGGCGATCGCATCAAAGCTTTCTTAGGTTCTGACTCTGGTCACTGGGATGTGCCTGATATTACTGCGGTTGCGGCTAATGCCTATTCTTTTGTCGAACGCGGGATTTTGAACGAAGAAGATTTGCGTTATTTCTTGTCGATTCATCCGTTGGAATTGTACACCAGCCTCAACAGCGATTTCTTCAAGGGAACGGCGGTGGAAACAGCAGCAGAAGAGTATTTGGCAAGTCAATCAGTTTAA
- a CDS encoding ABC transporter substrate-binding protein — translation MLSFAVGNSFFRPKTISTVVVCFLLLLTTACSQGSNNSKVQAENVSPAVTTLRIGYVGSAEPTGPLGWAKKQGILERELQKSGFQNITFARFGNGPDLNESLVAGQIDVGFLGDTPAIVLKARGIDTRLLRITQFNNTAWLVAKKNGANSLTELKGQRIATQKGSYMHRYLLGLLDQTKLAKDVKVVHLMSTEAKSALERGDIAAYATSSDMGPFLKSQGFPIIDSSADHQGLSGTSLVVATEKFLAQKPDFPQKFNTILTTSVKDLKANSEEYYKYHAQTSKYPVNIIKTSYPLNQVPEEPFPSEGVKLLEGTKNFLVAQKLAKSDFALSDWMVK, via the coding sequence ATGCTGTCGTTCGCAGTAGGAAATAGTTTCTTCAGACCAAAAACAATATCAACTGTAGTTGTTTGCTTCCTGCTGCTACTAACAACAGCTTGTAGCCAAGGCAGTAATAATTCTAAAGTCCAAGCGGAAAATGTTAGTCCGGCTGTAACTACCTTACGTATAGGCTATGTGGGGAGTGCAGAACCTACAGGGCCTTTAGGTTGGGCAAAAAAACAAGGAATATTAGAACGAGAACTGCAAAAATCTGGATTTCAGAATATTACCTTTGCCAGATTTGGTAACGGCCCAGATTTAAATGAGTCTCTGGTTGCAGGACAAATAGATGTTGGTTTTTTGGGGGATACACCAGCCATCGTTCTGAAAGCTAGGGGTATTGATACTAGGTTGCTGCGGATTACTCAATTTAATAACACCGCTTGGCTAGTAGCGAAAAAAAACGGGGCAAATTCTTTGACTGAGCTAAAAGGGCAGAGAATAGCTACCCAAAAAGGCTCATATATGCACCGCTACCTGTTGGGTCTATTAGATCAGACAAAATTGGCTAAAGATGTCAAAGTTGTTCACTTAATGAGTACCGAGGCAAAGTCAGCTTTAGAACGTGGTGATATTGCGGCTTATGCAACTTCTAGCGATATGGGGCCTTTTCTCAAATCCCAAGGGTTTCCGATAATTGATTCATCGGCAGATCATCAAGGTTTGTCGGGGACATCATTAGTAGTTGCAACAGAAAAGTTTCTCGCCCAAAAGCCGGATTTTCCCCAAAAATTCAATACAATCCTGACAACATCTGTCAAAGATTTAAAAGCTAACTCCGAAGAATATTACAAATATCACGCTCAGACTAGTAAATATCCAGTCAACATTATCAAGACATCTTACCCACTTAATCAAGTGCCTGAAGAACCATTTCCATCTGAAGGCGTGAAACTTTTAGAAGGTACGAAAAATTTTCTGGTAGCGCAAAAGTTAGCGAAGTCAGACTTTGCTTTATCAGATTGGATGGTGAAATAG
- a CDS encoding 4Fe-4S binding protein produces MIELVSESRCIQCNLCVNVCPTNVFDIVPDAPPTIARQSDCQTCFMCELYCPVDALYVAPDTELQTSVNEAELAATGLLGSYRKNVGWGKQQTSTAKTDQTFQVLKQMK; encoded by the coding sequence GTGATTGAGTTAGTCAGCGAGTCACGATGTATTCAGTGTAATCTCTGCGTTAACGTTTGCCCTACCAACGTATTTGATATTGTACCTGATGCACCGCCCACAATTGCACGTCAAAGCGATTGTCAAACCTGCTTTATGTGCGAATTGTACTGCCCCGTTGACGCTCTTTATGTAGCACCAGACACGGAGCTACAAACCTCAGTTAACGAGGCAGAATTGGCGGCTACCGGATTATTGGGCAGTTACCGCAAAAATGTTGGTTGGGGAAAGCAGCAAACTTCTACTGCCAAAACCGACCAAACATTTCAAGTCTTAAAACAGATGAAATAA
- a CDS encoding FAD-dependent oxidoreductase gives MLKTLVNNFALNLEADVLVIGGGPAGTWAAWSAASGGARVVLVDKGYCGTSGCAAASGNGVWYVPPEPEARETAMASRESLGGFLADRSWMKRVLDQTFTNVNLLADWGYPFPTDDEGKPYRRSLQGPEYMRLMRRQIQRAGVKILDHSPALELLVDAEGKVAGATGINRQTHEKWKVISGATIIATGGCAFLSKALGCNILTGDGYLMAAEAGAEMSGMEFSNAYGISPAFSSVTKTLFYNWATFTYEDGTPVPGAGSQRGRSVIAETLLQQPVYAILDQASPEMRSSMRSAQPNFFLPFDRARIDPFTQRFRITLRLEGTVRGTGGIRITDDTCAASVPGLYAAGDAATRELICGGFTGGGSHNAAWAISSGYWAGNSAAQYALNLGQQANQRLVRGVGEAALQPKAENASSPNINEFIQAVQTEVFPYNRNYFRTEKGLSDSLSRLDNLWQIIRDTQIEDSQLIRAREAAAMVATARWMYNSALERKETRGMHKHQDYPQQDANQQHYLISGGLDQVWVKTQPLSSTDKSLSVAGAAA, from the coding sequence ATGTTGAAGACGTTGGTAAATAATTTTGCACTCAATTTAGAGGCAGATGTACTTGTAATTGGAGGTGGCCCGGCAGGTACATGGGCTGCTTGGAGTGCTGCGTCTGGTGGGGCGAGGGTGGTATTGGTAGACAAAGGTTACTGTGGTACGTCGGGATGTGCGGCGGCCTCTGGTAATGGCGTGTGGTATGTACCACCCGAACCAGAAGCACGAGAGACTGCAATGGCGAGTCGAGAATCATTGGGGGGATTCTTAGCCGATCGCAGTTGGATGAAGCGTGTTTTGGATCAGACATTTACGAACGTCAACTTATTAGCTGATTGGGGTTATCCCTTCCCCACCGATGATGAAGGTAAACCATATCGGCGATCGCTCCAAGGACCAGAATATATGCGGCTAATGCGGCGGCAAATTCAACGGGCTGGAGTCAAAATCTTAGACCACAGCCCCGCCTTAGAACTGCTGGTAGACGCAGAAGGCAAAGTTGCCGGCGCAACGGGGATTAACCGCCAAACTCATGAAAAGTGGAAAGTCATTTCAGGAGCGACCATCATCGCCACAGGTGGTTGTGCATTCTTGAGCAAAGCGTTAGGGTGCAACATCCTAACTGGGGATGGTTACTTGATGGCGGCAGAAGCAGGTGCCGAAATGTCGGGTATGGAGTTTTCCAATGCTTACGGCATCTCTCCTGCCTTTTCCTCAGTCACCAAAACCCTCTTCTACAACTGGGCTACCTTTACCTACGAAGATGGCACGCCCGTACCTGGCGCAGGTTCCCAACGTGGACGTTCTGTGATTGCAGAAACCTTACTGCAACAGCCTGTTTACGCAATTTTAGATCAAGCGTCCCCAGAAATGCGCTCATCTATGCGTTCAGCCCAGCCCAACTTCTTCTTACCCTTTGATAGAGCGCGAATCGACCCATTTACCCAGCGTTTTCGCATTACCTTACGCCTAGAAGGTACAGTACGCGGTACAGGTGGCATTCGGATTACCGATGACACCTGCGCTGCTTCCGTTCCTGGATTGTATGCAGCTGGTGATGCGGCTACCCGCGAATTAATTTGTGGTGGGTTTACAGGTGGCGGTAGCCATAATGCAGCTTGGGCAATTTCCTCTGGTTATTGGGCGGGAAATTCGGCGGCGCAGTATGCCTTAAACTTAGGACAGCAAGCAAATCAACGCCTAGTTCGCGGCGTGGGTGAAGCAGCATTACAACCCAAAGCTGAGAACGCTTCTAGCCCAAACATCAACGAATTTATCCAAGCCGTACAAACCGAAGTCTTCCCCTACAATCGCAATTACTTCCGCACAGAAAAAGGCTTATCCGATTCTCTTTCCCGCCTGGATAACCTGTGGCAAATAATCCGCGATACCCAAATAGAAGACAGTCAACTCATCCGAGCGCGAGAAGCCGCCGCAATGGTAGCGACAGCAAGATGGATGTACAACAGTGCCTTAGAACGCAAAGAAACACGGGGTATGCACAAACACCAAGACTATCCCCAACAAGATGCGAATCAACAGCATTACTTAATTAGCGGTGGTTTAGATCAAGTTTGGGTCAAAACTCAACCACTCAGCAGTACCGATAAATCTTTATCAGTAGCAGGAGCAGCAGCGTGA
- a CDS encoding iron uptake porin: protein MSKFLWKHLLVIPTVFYGFLFLSSVANADVSNVTPTETQATQEIPKTITQLEEVNNSATEMTGQVTSVSQLSDVRPTDWAFQALQSLVERYGTIAGYPDGTFKGNRALSRYEFAAGLNAALDRLSELIASNTADLVKKEDLATLEKLQAEFAPELQQLRARLDSLEARTAEVEANQFSTTTKLVGDAVFIVADTFGDRANNRPANDTKDDTQTVFGYRSRLILQTSFTGRDQLSAILSSNTIPNLTSSTGTAMTRFTFDRGNDEGVFLSQLVYRFPLGKNATIWVGPRALQPALYAPTLNSAIGGLNGAVSRFATFNPTVYRPGFDGAGAALGYKFSNQIQLSLGYTADNLQASNPSGTGNGFTDANNIIFSQLTLSPSRQLDIGLTYAHKYFGTRTGFNLTGGTGSAFARNPFEQNSTSTDNFGLQFNWRASRRVVVGGWFGYTLAHQESGPDNDATIINGALTLAFPDLFKEGNVGGFIVGVPPKVTSNDYRPRANAARREDPDTSLHLEAFYTFRVNDNVRVTPTFYVITSPEHNDANDAIWVGALRTTFSF, encoded by the coding sequence ATGTCTAAATTTTTGTGGAAACATTTGCTAGTGATCCCCACCGTTTTTTATGGATTTTTATTTCTATCTTCAGTAGCAAATGCAGATGTTTCTAACGTCACACCAACAGAAACTCAAGCAACACAAGAAATCCCCAAGACAATTACGCAACTTGAAGAAGTCAACAATTCTGCCACTGAAATGACTGGACAAGTGACATCAGTTTCGCAACTATCTGATGTCAGACCGACAGATTGGGCATTTCAGGCCTTGCAATCTCTGGTAGAACGCTATGGTACGATCGCAGGCTATCCAGATGGTACATTTAAAGGCAACCGTGCTTTAAGTCGCTATGAATTCGCCGCAGGTTTAAATGCTGCACTTGACCGCCTGAGTGAGTTGATTGCTTCTAATACTGCTGATTTAGTTAAGAAAGAAGATTTAGCGACACTGGAAAAACTACAAGCAGAATTTGCCCCGGAATTACAACAATTACGCGCAAGACTAGATAGTTTAGAAGCGCGGACTGCGGAAGTAGAAGCCAATCAATTTTCTACTACGACTAAACTAGTGGGTGATGCTGTATTTATAGTAGCTGATACCTTTGGCGATCGCGCCAACAATCGCCCCGCCAATGATACAAAAGATGATACTCAAACCGTTTTTGGCTATCGCTCTCGGTTAATTTTACAAACTAGCTTTACGGGCAGAGACCAACTTTCAGCCATCTTATCATCCAACACTATTCCTAACTTAACCAGCAGCACTGGCACAGCCATGACGCGGTTCACATTTGATAGAGGTAATGATGAAGGCGTATTTCTAAGCCAATTAGTCTACCGTTTTCCTCTAGGGAAAAATGCCACTATTTGGGTAGGGCCAAGAGCATTGCAACCAGCTCTTTATGCTCCAACTTTAAACTCTGCTATAGGTGGGCTAAATGGCGCTGTTTCTCGATTTGCCACATTTAACCCAACTGTTTACAGACCTGGTTTTGATGGTGCTGGTGCGGCTTTGGGTTACAAATTTAGTAATCAAATACAATTGAGTTTAGGCTACACAGCCGATAACCTCCAGGCTAGTAATCCTAGTGGCACAGGTAACGGATTTACTGATGCTAATAACATCATTTTCAGTCAGCTAACTTTATCGCCCAGCCGTCAGTTAGATATTGGTCTCACCTACGCACATAAATATTTTGGGACTAGAACTGGGTTTAACTTAACTGGTGGTACAGGTAGTGCTTTCGCCAGAAATCCGTTTGAACAAAACTCCACCTCAACCGATAATTTTGGGTTGCAATTTAATTGGAGAGCCAGCCGCCGCGTTGTTGTCGGTGGTTGGTTTGGCTATACATTGGCTCATCAAGAAAGTGGCCCTGATAACGATGCCACAATCATTAATGGCGCACTCACACTTGCTTTTCCAGACTTATTTAAAGAAGGTAATGTTGGTGGATTTATCGTGGGTGTACCACCAAAAGTTACGAGCAACGATTATCGGCCTAGAGCAAACGCCGCACGTCGGGAAGACCCAGATACGTCTTTACATTTAGAAGCTTTTTATACATTCCGCGTGAATGATAACGTGCGGGTGACACCAACTTTTTATGTGATTACAAGTCCAGAACATAACGATGCTAATGATGCAATTTGGGTAGGTGCATTGCGGACTACCTTTAGCTTCTAA
- the ssuD gene encoding FMNH2-dependent alkanesulfonate monooxygenase produces the protein MQILWFIPTARDGQYLGTQLGGRDATPEYLQQIAQAVDNLGYTGALLPTGPFCEDAWITAASLISVTKRMKFLVAIRPGISSPSFAARMAATFDRMSHGRLLINVVTGGEPKQLAGDGLHLSHDDRYDLTDEFLTVWRGIMSGETVDFQGKYLDIQGAKLLFPPLQKPYPPLWFGGSSAAAQRVAAKHVDAYLTWGEPPEQVAQKIAEVKQLAAAQGRSVRFGIRLHVIVRETESAAWDAANELIKYVDEDAIAQAQKAFASSDSEGQRRMTQLHNGSRETLEISPNLWTGIGLVRGGAGTALVGDPDTVAARMLEYQKLGIETFIFSGYPHLEEAYRTAELLFPHLPLQTEPAPSTQPVLTSIASEKFAKQLTSAS, from the coding sequence ATGCAAATTCTTTGGTTTATACCTACGGCGCGTGACGGACAATATTTAGGAACACAACTTGGGGGACGGGATGCAACTCCAGAGTATTTACAGCAAATTGCCCAAGCTGTAGATAACTTAGGCTATACAGGCGCTTTATTGCCCACAGGGCCTTTTTGTGAAGATGCTTGGATAACAGCCGCCTCACTCATCTCTGTTACCAAAAGGATGAAGTTTTTAGTAGCGATTCGTCCTGGAATTAGTTCACCCAGCTTTGCGGCAAGGATGGCAGCAACGTTTGACCGAATGTCGCATGGGCGATTGCTAATTAACGTCGTCACAGGTGGAGAACCAAAGCAATTAGCAGGGGATGGCTTGCATCTAAGTCATGACGATCGCTATGACTTAACTGATGAATTCCTCACAGTTTGGCGGGGAATTATGAGTGGGGAAACAGTGGATTTCCAAGGTAAATACCTTGATATTCAAGGCGCTAAACTGTTATTTCCACCCCTGCAAAAACCCTATCCGCCACTGTGGTTTGGCGGTTCATCAGCAGCAGCCCAGCGTGTTGCCGCCAAACACGTAGATGCTTATTTAACTTGGGGAGAACCCCCAGAACAAGTCGCCCAAAAAATTGCTGAAGTTAAGCAACTAGCAGCAGCCCAAGGTAGAAGCGTGCGTTTTGGGATTCGTTTGCACGTCATTGTGCGGGAAACTGAGTCCGCCGCTTGGGATGCAGCCAACGAGTTGATTAAATACGTCGATGAAGATGCGATCGCCCAAGCCCAAAAAGCCTTTGCTAGTTCCGATTCCGAGGGGCAGCGACGGATGACACAACTACATAACGGCAGTCGAGAAACTCTAGAAATTAGCCCTAACCTCTGGACAGGAATTGGATTAGTCAGAGGTGGTGCTGGTACAGCATTAGTTGGTGATCCCGATACCGTAGCCGCCAGGATGTTGGAGTATCAAAAACTAGGCATAGAAACCTTCATATTTTCTGGATATCCCCATCTAGAAGAAGCTTATCGGACTGCCGAATTATTATTTCCGCACCTGCCGTTGCAAACTGAACCGGCACCATCCACACAACCAGTTTTGACTTCTATCGCCAGTGAAAAATTTGCGAAACAACTAACGAGTGCCTCATGA